One part of the Candidatus Bathyarchaeota archaeon genome encodes these proteins:
- the tmk gene encoding dTMP kinase has protein sequence MQAGLTGLVKKGVFLVIEGLDGSGKTTQATLLAEKLIEKYAVWLTAEPSRGKIGTFIRDCCLYEQTRLPTEAEALLFAADRIEHMYSEIKPALDAGKLVICDRYVYSTLAYQGSAGLSLDWIKTTNARALQPDFSIFIDVPPQRVIERLQRKKSVMETLETQQKVREVYLKYVEKGELIRIDGDREKTAVADELYRRVCELLTPLAGYLCPVKH, from the coding sequence ATGCAGGCAGGGTTGACTGGATTGGTTAAGAAGGGCGTTTTCCTGGTTATTGAGGGATTGGATGGAAGCGGCAAAACCACCCAAGCCACGCTATTGGCGGAGAAACTGATTGAGAAATATGCGGTGTGGTTAACGGCGGAGCCCAGCCGCGGCAAAATCGGCACCTTCATACGTGACTGCTGCCTCTACGAGCAAACCCGCTTGCCCACCGAAGCTGAGGCTCTGCTTTTCGCGGCTGACCGCATCGAACACATGTACAGCGAAATCAAACCCGCCCTCGACGCGGGCAAACTGGTCATATGCGACCGCTACGTCTACTCCACACTCGCCTACCAAGGCAGCGCGGGACTTAGCCTTGACTGGATAAAAACCACCAACGCCCGAGCGCTCCAACCGGACTTCTCAATATTCATCGATGTGCCGCCCCAGCGGGTGATAGAGCGGCTGCAACGCAAAAAATCCGTCATGGAAACCCTTGAGACACAGCAGAAAGTCCGCGAAGTCTACCTCAAATACGTGGAGAAAGGCGAGCTTATCCGAATCGATGGCGACCGCGAGAAGACGGCTGTGGCAGATGAACTCTACAGGCGGGTTTGTGAGTTGCTGACGCCCCTTGCGGGGTACCTTTGCCCCGTTAAACACTGA
- a CDS encoding ABC transporter ATP-binding protein — protein sequence MLPIEVSALRKNYGSLKAVDGISFNVKQGEVFGLLGPNGAGKTTTIEIMEGLRERDGGDVKVLGLDPWRKGYQLHKQIGVIPQEFTFLEKTTPREAILYYADLFNVKVDPDEILKDVLLEESKKTFFEDLSGGQKRKTGLALSLVNSPELLFLDEPTTGLDPNARRAIWDVIRNLKAKGKTIILTTHYLDEAQQLSDRVAIMDHGRIVAMGTTGEIIQKHGSGERLEIKGNEKLAAYIKANTELQVDYDKTKGEIVIPLKKKIDALAALAAAEQSGLDWGQIQTRQDSLDDVFVKLVSEPAGEQGDVAVEQKAKKKGLF from the coding sequence ATGTTACCCATTGAAGTATCCGCGCTTCGCAAAAACTATGGCAGCCTAAAAGCCGTAGACGGCATCTCCTTTAACGTAAAGCAGGGAGAAGTCTTTGGGCTTTTAGGCCCCAACGGCGCAGGCAAAACCACCACCATCGAAATCATGGAGGGGCTGCGTGAACGCGACGGCGGAGACGTAAAAGTCCTTGGCCTTGACCCCTGGAGAAAAGGCTACCAATTGCACAAGCAAATAGGCGTCATCCCCCAGGAATTCACTTTCCTTGAGAAAACCACGCCTAGAGAAGCCATACTCTACTATGCGGACCTCTTCAACGTCAAAGTGGACCCCGACGAAATCCTAAAAGATGTGTTGCTTGAAGAATCAAAAAAGACCTTCTTTGAGGACCTCTCAGGTGGACAGAAACGCAAAACAGGGTTGGCGCTCTCGCTTGTGAATTCCCCGGAGTTGCTCTTTTTAGATGAACCCACCACGGGTTTAGACCCCAACGCGCGCCGCGCCATCTGGGATGTCATAAGGAACCTCAAAGCAAAGGGCAAAACCATCATCTTAACCACTCATTACCTTGACGAGGCACAGCAGCTCAGCGACCGCGTCGCCATCATGGATCACGGACGTATCGTTGCCATGGGCACTACAGGCGAAATCATCCAGAAACACGGTTCAGGTGAACGCCTCGAAATCAAAGGAAACGAAAAACTCGCTGCCTACATCAAAGCAAACACGGAGCTGCAGGTAGACTATGACAAAACCAAAGGAGAAATCGTAATACCGCTAAAAAAGAAAATCGATGCCCTTGCGGCGTTGGCGGCTGCTGAGCAGTCAGGGCTGGATTGGGGACAAATCCAGACGCGCCAAGATAGCCTCGATGATGTATTCGTAAAGCTGGTCAGTGAACCAGCCGGCGAGCAGGGCGATGTTGCTGTGGAACAGAAAGCAAAGAAGAAGGGGTTGTTCTAG
- a CDS encoding HD domain-containing protein yields the protein MPKAYWGEIKDPVHGYVYITDEEKQIIDTYPMQRLRRLRQLAGSEYVYPGANHTRFEHSLGVMYLAGQVLENPNISRVVCDEEVNMCRLSALLHDCGHGPFSHVFEHLLIKDLDKTHEDLTAWIIENSLLADKLEKLGYNPKEVAGLAVGKLHRKDRAFLDQIISSAVDVDKQDFIVRDTYHTGAEYGFIDVYRLIHALDVLGENLAVELGALSALEAFMIARIESFKSIYFHRVGRAAQIMLADAMDKANSELGLTAFNTPEEYMQLDDYTVWAALKKCKASNEVISNLENRRMLKCAYERTFYEKDAMISNLFGRESYRNQVRAEIAREAGVELSSVIIDVPTVPSVPYHHAVLMESMEIPAFTRQAGEKKLQRLSESSKIFETLKGFMNILRVYTNASDRAKVEKATAKILGKIPSAAKISF from the coding sequence GTGCCTAAAGCTTACTGGGGAGAAATCAAAGACCCCGTCCACGGCTACGTCTACATAACGGATGAGGAGAAACAAATCATCGACACCTACCCCATGCAGCGGCTTCGGCGACTGCGGCAGCTAGCGGGCAGCGAATACGTGTACCCCGGTGCCAACCACACCCGCTTCGAGCATAGCCTGGGCGTCATGTACCTGGCGGGGCAGGTGCTAGAGAACCCTAACATCTCGCGGGTGGTCTGCGACGAAGAAGTAAACATGTGCCGCCTCTCCGCGTTGCTCCATGACTGCGGACACGGACCCTTCAGCCACGTTTTTGAGCATCTCCTCATCAAGGACCTTGACAAAACCCACGAGGACCTCACGGCATGGATAATCGAGAACAGCCTGCTAGCCGACAAACTTGAGAAACTCGGCTACAACCCAAAGGAAGTGGCGGGGCTAGCGGTGGGCAAGCTGCATCGGAAGGACCGCGCGTTTCTGGATCAAATCATCAGCAGCGCCGTCGACGTGGACAAGCAGGACTTCATCGTCCGCGATACCTACCACACCGGCGCCGAATACGGCTTCATCGACGTGTACCGCCTCATCCACGCCCTCGATGTTTTGGGCGAGAACCTCGCCGTTGAACTCGGCGCCCTCTCGGCGCTTGAGGCGTTCATGATTGCCCGCATCGAATCCTTCAAAAGCATCTACTTCCACCGAGTCGGACGCGCAGCCCAAATTATGCTTGCCGACGCCATGGATAAAGCCAACAGCGAACTCGGCTTAACCGCGTTTAACACGCCCGAGGAGTATATGCAGCTGGATGACTACACGGTTTGGGCGGCGCTTAAGAAATGCAAAGCCTCCAACGAAGTCATCAGCAACCTCGAGAACCGCCGCATGCTCAAATGCGCCTACGAGCGGACCTTCTACGAGAAGGACGCGATGATCTCTAACCTCTTTGGCCGCGAATCCTACCGTAACCAGGTGCGAGCCGAAATCGCACGGGAAGCAGGCGTCGAACTCTCATCGGTCATAATCGATGTGCCCACGGTTCCCTCGGTGCCCTATCACCATGCCGTTTTGATGGAGTCGATGGAGATCCCAGCCTTCACGCGGCAGGCAGGCGAGAAGAAGCTGCAGCGGCTCAGCGAAAGCTCCAAAATCTTCGAAACCCTCAAGGGCTTCATGAATATTCTGCGGGTCTACACCAACGCCTCTGACCGCGCCAAAGTGGAGAAGGCCACCGCGAAGATTTTAGGCAAGATTCCTTCTGCGGCAAAAATCTCTTTTTAG
- a CDS encoding universal stress protein has product MLYQKILVPIDGSACCRGALSEAVKISKVTGDVITLLHAYDSEAPNVMSSNEAFRESLLEDGRKVVAEAKKIAEAEGIKVEALLVSGDAAGQIVKTAKEGSFELIVIGARGRSKLSGLILGSVSQDVIKRAHCPVLVTK; this is encoded by the coding sequence ATGTTATACCAAAAGATTCTTGTTCCAATCGACGGTTCCGCATGCTGCCGCGGAGCACTAAGCGAAGCAGTCAAGATCTCCAAGGTCACAGGCGACGTAATCACTCTTCTCCATGCCTACGATTCAGAGGCGCCCAACGTAATGTCCTCCAACGAGGCTTTCCGTGAATCACTGCTAGAGGACGGCAGAAAGGTGGTGGCTGAAGCCAAAAAAATCGCTGAAGCCGAGGGCATCAAAGTCGAGGCGTTGCTGGTTTCAGGCGACGCAGCGGGTCAGATAGTTAAAACAGCTAAGGAAGGCAGCTTTGAATTGATTGTTATCGGCGCGCGGGGACGCAGCAAACTGTCGGGGCTCATTTTAGGCAGCGTAAGCCAAGATGTGATAAAGAGAGCCCACTGCCCCGTGCTGGTCACCAAGTAG
- a CDS encoding UPF0147 family protein, translating to MVRKKKSEEYEAKINQALTVLGEVSEDSTTPRNIRRSAKDAMNALQGTEYTPAVKASNAVALLDEILQDPNMPPYTRVKLWNVMSFIEAIKD from the coding sequence ATGGTGCGAAAAAAGAAATCAGAGGAGTATGAAGCAAAGATCAATCAAGCCCTCACAGTGCTTGGCGAGGTTTCAGAGGACAGCACGACACCGCGCAACATCCGCCGCAGCGCCAAAGACGCCATGAACGCCCTGCAGGGCACCGAGTACACGCCTGCCGTGAAGGCCTCAAACGCCGTTGCGTTGCTGGATGAGATTCTGCAGGACCCCAACATGCCGCCCTACACAAGGGTGAAGCTCTGGAACGTTATGAGCTTCATAGAAGCCATAAAAGATTAG
- a CDS encoding ABC transporter permease encodes MVSGRRIVSDFKVFSRGYLRNKFGLFFGLIFPVILILIFGAIFSEGSGGSITVYVQNKDSGLEVAPTQFMNFSTTYLKAINSTGTLKVVTVDNSENFTEYMSKNSIENGMIIPEEFSEAYITHQPVNVTVYTNPSGSTGGTVLGVVGAINNEFNIQAYNGSAIISVNQKNVGSQENYIDFLVPGLIGFAILVNPMFSLVEISSNYKKNKLFKQLSLTPLTKIEWLTAKIMWYIVLSSMAFLLMAAVGIFVFGANITLTAWLIPFLILGPMLFASLGMLVGTVTKNPETAGVIGNIVTFPMMFLSGTFFPIAFMPEYLQAFAHILPLYYIVEGLNNVMVYQNYLGAVVDLAVIAVITAVIFVLAVKLFKWRED; translated from the coding sequence ATGGTTAGTGGAAGAAGAATCGTATCAGACTTCAAAGTTTTCAGCCGAGGATACCTAAGAAACAAATTCGGGTTATTCTTCGGATTAATCTTTCCGGTTATTCTGATTTTGATCTTTGGCGCCATCTTTTCGGAAGGCAGCGGCGGATCAATCACGGTTTACGTGCAGAATAAAGACAGCGGCTTAGAGGTGGCTCCGACTCAGTTTATGAATTTTTCAACGACGTATCTGAAAGCCATAAACTCCACTGGAACCCTCAAGGTAGTCACGGTTGATAATTCCGAGAACTTCACGGAGTACATGTCTAAAAATTCCATTGAAAACGGGATGATTATCCCCGAGGAATTCTCCGAAGCCTACATTACGCATCAACCCGTGAACGTCACCGTCTACACCAACCCCTCCGGAAGCACCGGCGGCACAGTGCTGGGAGTAGTTGGCGCCATAAACAATGAATTCAACATCCAAGCATACAATGGCAGCGCAATAATTTCTGTAAATCAAAAGAATGTGGGTTCGCAGGAAAACTACATTGACTTCCTTGTGCCCGGCTTAATCGGCTTTGCCATACTGGTGAATCCCATGTTTTCGCTGGTTGAGATATCCTCCAACTACAAGAAGAACAAGCTCTTCAAGCAGCTCTCTTTAACGCCGCTGACCAAAATCGAGTGGTTAACTGCAAAGATCATGTGGTACATCGTTTTGTCTTCGATGGCGTTTCTGCTTATGGCGGCTGTAGGCATCTTTGTGTTCGGCGCCAACATCACTTTGACAGCTTGGCTTATACCCTTCCTTATCCTTGGCCCCATGCTGTTTGCTTCCCTTGGAATGCTGGTTGGAACAGTAACCAAGAACCCCGAGACCGCAGGCGTCATCGGCAACATCGTGACTTTCCCCATGATGTTCCTGTCAGGCACCTTCTTCCCAATCGCGTTTATGCCCGAGTACCTGCAGGCCTTCGCGCATATACTGCCGCTCTACTACATCGTGGAGGGCCTAAACAACGTCATGGTGTACCAGAACTACCTGGGCGCAGTTGTGGACCTTGCGGTTATCGCGGTTATAACAGCGGTTATCTTCGTGTTGGCCGTGAAGCTGTTTAAGTGGCGAGAAGACTAA